A window of Streptomyces armeniacus contains these coding sequences:
- a CDS encoding ATP-dependent helicase, whose amino-acid sequence MSSSIPSTTHRPAPRAGAYRLVRTPPEPVDLPALDARQRAVVDHREGPLLVLAGPGTGKTTTLVEAVAERVRRGGDPERILVLTFSRKAAVELRDRMAARVGAPGAPQATTFHSYCYALVRAHQDADLFAEPLRLLSGPEQDLYIRELLAGQLELEAGDRARVAWPDELRACLTTRGFADEVRAVLARSRELGLGPDALGAFARRTGRPDWVAAADFLAEYLDVLDAQGVLDYAELVHRAVLLAAREDVARELRGAYDAVYVDEYQDTDPSQVRLLRALAGDGRTLTAFGDPDQSIYAFRGADINGILDFRTSFRRPDGRPAPVEVLETNRRSGEELLKATREITRRMPLTRLPADAVRAHRALRPVHEGGRVDAVTCPTAGAELDTIADLLRRAHLEERVPWREMAVLVRAGGRSIPSVRRALTTAGVPLAIDGDDLPLRHEPAVAPLLTALRTAARAASAAQGETAQGETVQAADGDGDGDQPAAGPLDTETALTLLTSPLGGMDAADLRRLGRALRDEERAAGHAVPRPSDTLLAEALAEPERLVAHDPAYARGAQRLGLLLREARDLLAAGGTAEEALWRIWDGTPWPQRLERAALRGGAAGRNADRDLDAVCALFAAASRAEARTGGRGALNFLEEIDAQDIAADTLAARAVRPDAVRLMTAHRAKGLEWRFVVVAGVQEGLWPDLRRRGSLLEADRIGRDGLAEPLTPAALLAEERRLFYVAATRARERLVVTAVRAQADDGDQPSRFLTELGVEPRAVTSRPRRPLSVAALVAELRATTVDPAASAALREAAAERLARLAALRDDEGHALVPAAHPQRWWGLYEPTRSEVPLRDREQPVALSGSALEQLAQTCSLQWFLGREVKADAPASAAQGFGNVVHVLADEVASGGTPADLAVLMERLDSVWDGLAFDAPWKSRQEKESARAALERFLRWHVMERGEGRRTVGSEHGFDVTLEAGEFAVRIRGSMDRVESDAQGRAYVVDFKTGKAKPSAAEIEHHPQLAVYQLAVREGAADGLFGDRRPEPGGAELVHLRLGAPRREGGDELPAVQRQEPPPGPSAREVPPPGPSAREVPPDGDRIGELLATAAGRVLDERFVPTTGAHCTFCTFRGACSAQPEGRQIIE is encoded by the coding sequence GTGAGCTCCTCCATCCCGTCCACGACGCACCGGCCCGCGCCACGGGCCGGCGCGTACCGCCTGGTGCGTACGCCTCCGGAGCCCGTGGATCTCCCTGCCTTGGACGCACGCCAGCGTGCGGTGGTTGACCACCGGGAGGGCCCGCTGCTCGTCCTCGCCGGGCCGGGGACGGGCAAGACCACCACGCTCGTGGAGGCCGTCGCCGAGCGCGTGCGGCGCGGCGGCGACCCGGAGCGCATCCTGGTGCTCACCTTCAGCCGCAAGGCGGCGGTCGAGCTGCGGGACCGCATGGCCGCCCGCGTCGGCGCCCCGGGCGCGCCGCAGGCGACGACGTTCCACTCGTACTGCTACGCGCTCGTACGGGCGCACCAGGACGCCGACCTGTTCGCGGAGCCGCTGCGGCTGCTGTCGGGACCCGAGCAGGACCTCTACATCCGCGAACTGCTCGCCGGGCAGCTGGAGCTGGAGGCCGGCGACCGCGCCCGCGTCGCCTGGCCGGACGAGCTGCGCGCCTGCCTGACCACCCGCGGCTTCGCCGACGAGGTGCGCGCGGTGCTCGCCCGCAGCCGCGAACTGGGCCTGGGCCCGGACGCGCTGGGCGCGTTCGCCCGCCGTACGGGCCGGCCCGACTGGGTGGCGGCGGCGGACTTCCTGGCCGAGTACCTGGACGTGCTGGACGCGCAGGGCGTCCTCGACTACGCCGAACTCGTCCACCGCGCGGTCCTCCTCGCCGCCCGCGAGGACGTCGCGCGGGAGCTGCGCGGCGCGTACGACGCGGTGTACGTCGACGAGTACCAGGACACCGACCCGTCCCAGGTACGGCTGCTCCGCGCGCTCGCGGGGGACGGGCGGACGCTGACGGCGTTCGGCGACCCGGACCAGTCGATCTACGCGTTCCGCGGCGCCGACATCAACGGCATCCTCGACTTCCGTACGAGCTTCCGCCGCCCCGACGGGCGGCCGGCACCCGTCGAGGTGCTGGAGACCAACCGGCGCTCAGGCGAGGAACTGCTCAAGGCCACCCGCGAGATCACCCGCCGGATGCCGCTGACCCGGCTCCCCGCCGACGCCGTACGCGCCCACCGCGCGCTCAGGCCGGTGCACGAGGGCGGCCGGGTCGACGCCGTGACCTGCCCGACGGCGGGCGCGGAGCTGGACACGATCGCCGACCTGCTGCGCCGCGCGCACCTGGAGGAGCGGGTGCCGTGGCGTGAGATGGCGGTGCTCGTGCGGGCGGGCGGCCGCTCCATACCGTCCGTACGGCGCGCCCTGACCACGGCGGGCGTGCCGCTCGCGATCGACGGCGACGACCTCCCGCTGCGCCACGAACCGGCCGTCGCCCCGCTGCTCACGGCGCTCCGTACGGCGGCGCGTGCGGCGTCGGCGGCACAGGGGGAGACGGCGCAAGGGGAGACGGTTCAGGCCGCGGACGGTGACGGTGACGGTGACCAGCCTGCCGCCGGTCCCCTCGACACCGAGACGGCCCTCACCCTCCTCACCTCACCGCTCGGTGGCATGGACGCCGCCGACCTGCGGCGCCTCGGCCGCGCGCTGCGCGACGAGGAGCGGGCCGCGGGCCACGCCGTGCCGCGCCCGTCCGACACGCTGCTGGCCGAGGCGCTCGCCGAACCGGAGCGCCTCGTCGCGCACGACCCGGCGTACGCGCGCGGCGCGCAGCGCCTCGGGCTGCTGCTGCGCGAGGCGCGCGACCTGCTCGCCGCGGGCGGCACCGCCGAGGAGGCGCTGTGGCGGATCTGGGACGGTACGCCCTGGCCGCAGCGGCTGGAGCGGGCGGCGCTGCGTGGCGGCGCGGCGGGGCGCAACGCGGACCGCGACCTGGACGCCGTGTGCGCCCTGTTCGCCGCCGCGTCCCGTGCGGAGGCGCGCACCGGCGGCCGGGGCGCGCTCAACTTCCTGGAGGAGATCGACGCCCAGGACATCGCCGCCGACACGCTCGCCGCACGCGCCGTACGCCCCGACGCCGTACGGCTGATGACCGCGCACCGCGCCAAGGGCCTGGAGTGGCGGTTCGTCGTCGTCGCCGGCGTACAGGAGGGCCTGTGGCCGGACCTGCGGCGCCGCGGCTCGCTGCTGGAGGCCGACCGCATCGGCCGGGACGGGCTGGCCGAGCCGCTCACCCCGGCGGCGCTGCTCGCGGAGGAGCGGCGGCTGTTCTACGTCGCGGCGACCCGTGCCAGGGAGCGGCTGGTCGTCACCGCCGTACGGGCGCAGGCGGACGACGGCGACCAGCCGTCGCGTTTCCTGACCGAGCTGGGCGTGGAGCCGCGCGCCGTCACCAGCCGGCCGCGCCGCCCGCTGTCCGTGGCGGCGCTCGTCGCCGAGTTGCGTGCCACGACCGTCGACCCCGCGGCGTCCGCCGCGCTGCGCGAGGCGGCGGCGGAGCGGCTGGCGCGGCTGGCCGCGCTGCGCGACGACGAGGGGCACGCGCTCGTACCGGCGGCGCATCCGCAGCGCTGGTGGGGCCTGTACGAGCCGACGCGCTCGGAGGTGCCGCTGCGCGACCGCGAGCAGCCGGTGGCGCTCTCCGGGAGCGCGCTGGAACAGCTCGCCCAGACCTGCTCCCTCCAGTGGTTCCTGGGCCGCGAGGTGAAGGCGGACGCGCCCGCCAGCGCGGCGCAGGGCTTCGGCAACGTCGTGCACGTGCTCGCCGACGAGGTCGCCTCCGGAGGCACGCCCGCCGATCTGGCCGTCCTGATGGAACGGCTCGACTCCGTCTGGGACGGGCTGGCGTTCGACGCGCCGTGGAAGTCCCGGCAGGAGAAGGAGAGCGCGCGTGCCGCGCTGGAACGCTTCCTGCGCTGGCACGTCATGGAGCGCGGTGAGGGCCGCCGTACGGTCGGCAGCGAGCACGGCTTCGACGTGACGCTGGAGGCGGGCGAGTTCGCCGTCCGCATCCGCGGCAGCATGGACCGGGTGGAGAGCGACGCCCAGGGGCGGGCGTACGTCGTGGACTTCAAGACCGGCAAGGCCAAGCCCAGCGCCGCCGAGATCGAGCACCATCCGCAACTGGCCGTCTACCAGCTGGCCGTACGCGAGGGCGCCGCGGACGGGCTGTTCGGCGACCGCCGCCCGGAGCCGGGCGGCGCCGAACTCGTCCACCTGCGGCTCGGCGCCCCCCGCCGGGAGGGCGGCGACGAACTGCCCGCCGTCCAGCGGCAGGAACCTCCCCCTGGGCCTTCGGCCCGGGAGGTGCCCCCGCCTGGGCCTTCGGCCCGGGAGGTACCCCCGGACGGCGACCGGATCGGCGAGCTGCTCGCGACGGCGGCGGGACGCGTCCTGGACGAACGGTTCGTCCCGACCACCGGCGCGCACTGCACCTTCTGCACCTTCCGCGGCGCCTGCTCGGCGCAGCCGGAGGGCCGCCAGATCATCGAGTGA
- a CDS encoding MGMT family protein yields MRASEPPEPAGLPELPEPPELPEYAERVLDVAEQVPPGRVLTYGDVAEWLRDEDEERDRRGTGGPRQVGRVLALYGGAVPWWRIVRADGVLLPGHELEAMERYRAEGTPLRGAGRTTEGHLPRLDIRRARWDGAHH; encoded by the coding sequence ATGCGAGCAAGCGAGCCGCCGGAGCCGGCCGGGCTGCCGGAACTGCCGGAACCGCCGGAACTGCCCGAGTACGCGGAACGGGTCCTGGACGTCGCCGAACAGGTCCCGCCGGGCCGCGTGCTGACGTACGGCGACGTCGCCGAGTGGCTCAGAGACGAGGACGAGGAGCGCGACCGGCGCGGCACCGGCGGCCCGCGCCAGGTGGGCCGGGTGCTGGCGCTGTACGGCGGCGCGGTGCCCTGGTGGCGGATCGTGCGCGCCGACGGCGTGCTGCTGCCCGGCCACGAACTGGAGGCCATGGAGCGGTACCGCGCGGAGGGCACACCGCTCCGCGGTGCCGGGCGCACGACGGAGGGCCACCTCCCGCGGCTCGACATACGCCGGGCCCGGTGGGACGGCGCGCACCACTGA
- a CDS encoding lysylphosphatidylglycerol synthase transmembrane domain-containing protein: MPAVGTSEHGEKRLNEPEERAPHERARDADDAQDGHGNAARDDAADGDGARDGARGPDGAGGGGDHIDSDEPLLPARVHRPSDLMRMVLGLLGIAIVLTIAAFAHGTTAGLEDDVKKGTEQAPALLISLTGLAASVAVLLVPVAFAVERLVKRDGLRIADGVLAAVLAHGISLATDLWVTEVAPRSIQDALTKPLSDGAVTTPVHSYLAPVIAYMTAVGMARRPRWRVLLWGVLLLDSFAVLIAGYSTPFSITVTVLIGWTVAYATLYAVGSPNVRPTGQNLLAGLRRVGFHPVSALRVEEADTEQPDTNDRGRGYRVTLEDGPPLDVTVVDRERQAHGYFYRVWRRLALRGLTQRRSLQSLRQALEQEALLAYAAIAAGANAPRLIATSELGPDAVMLVYEHTGGRSLDSLPDDEITDELMCRAWRQVEALQSRRIAHRRLTGEALLVDRSGTVILTDLRGGEIAAGDLLLRMDVAQLLTVFGLRAGAERAVAAAVSVLGPDAIADSLPLLQPIALSRSTRQTLRKLSRDRAQREREAVLEASRSQKEAKGSVGPRSASDRKSLRAEQRAQKKAIDEALEEAREEDLLVQIRQQVLLIRPQAPIEPARLERIKPRTLVSFIAGALAAYFLFSQLSHVQIDQVVAQAQWGWVAMALLFSSLTYVAAATALLGFVPEKVSFLRTVLAQVAGSFVKLVAPAAIGGVALNTRFLQRAGVRPGHAVASVGASQLFGLGSNVVLLMIFGYLTGTEHTPTFSPSRTVIAGLLTAAVLVLIVTAVPSLRKFVSERVRSLFAGVVPRMLDVVQRPKQLLSGLGGTLLLSLAFVMCLDASVRAFGWNEMSYATVAVVFLAGNALGSAAPTPGGLGAVEAALIAGLITFGVPKEIATPAVLLFRLMTFWLPVLPGWISFTQLTRKGAL; the protein is encoded by the coding sequence TTGCCGGCCGTCGGCACGTCCGAGCACGGGGAGAAGCGGCTGAACGAGCCGGAGGAGCGCGCACCCCACGAGCGCGCGCGGGACGCAGACGACGCTCAGGACGGGCACGGGAACGCCGCGCGCGACGACGCCGCAGACGGTGACGGCGCCCGCGACGGCGCCCGCGGCCCGGACGGCGCCGGCGGCGGCGGCGACCACATCGACAGCGACGAGCCGCTGCTCCCCGCCCGCGTGCACCGCCCGTCGGACCTCATGCGGATGGTGCTCGGGCTGCTCGGCATCGCCATCGTGCTCACCATCGCTGCGTTCGCGCACGGCACCACCGCGGGTCTCGAGGACGACGTCAAGAAGGGCACCGAGCAGGCGCCCGCCCTGCTGATCAGCCTCACCGGGCTGGCGGCCAGCGTCGCCGTCCTGCTCGTCCCGGTCGCGTTCGCCGTCGAACGGCTGGTCAAACGGGACGGGTTGCGGATCGCCGACGGCGTGCTCGCCGCCGTCCTGGCACACGGCATCTCGCTGGCCACGGACCTGTGGGTGACGGAGGTGGCACCGCGTTCGATCCAGGACGCGCTGACCAAGCCGCTCTCCGACGGCGCCGTCACCACACCCGTACACAGCTATCTGGCGCCGGTCATCGCGTACATGACGGCCGTCGGCATGGCCCGCCGCCCGCGCTGGCGGGTGCTGCTGTGGGGCGTGCTGCTGCTGGACTCGTTCGCGGTGCTCATCGCGGGCTACTCCACGCCCTTCTCGATCACCGTCACCGTGCTGATCGGCTGGACGGTGGCGTACGCGACGCTGTACGCCGTCGGCTCCCCCAACGTGCGGCCCACCGGCCAGAACCTGCTCGCCGGGCTGCGCCGCGTCGGGTTCCACCCGGTCAGCGCGCTGCGCGTGGAGGAGGCCGACACCGAGCAGCCCGACACGAACGACCGGGGCCGCGGCTACCGCGTCACCCTGGAGGACGGGCCGCCGCTCGACGTCACCGTCGTCGACCGGGAGCGGCAGGCGCACGGCTACTTCTACCGCGTGTGGCGCCGGCTCGCCCTGCGGGGCCTCACCCAGCGCCGCAGCCTCCAGTCGCTGCGGCAGGCGCTGGAGCAGGAGGCGCTGCTCGCGTACGCCGCCATCGCCGCCGGGGCCAACGCGCCGCGCCTCATCGCGACCTCCGAACTCGGCCCGGACGCCGTGATGCTGGTGTACGAGCACACCGGCGGCCGCAGCCTCGACTCGCTCCCGGACGACGAGATCACCGACGAGCTGATGTGCCGCGCCTGGCGGCAGGTCGAGGCGCTCCAGTCGCGGCGCATCGCACACCGGCGGCTGACGGGGGAAGCACTGCTGGTGGATCGTTCCGGCACGGTCATCCTCACGGACCTGCGCGGCGGCGAGATCGCCGCGGGCGATCTGCTGCTGCGGATGGACGTGGCGCAGTTGCTGACGGTGTTCGGCCTGAGGGCAGGCGCCGAACGGGCGGTCGCGGCGGCCGTCAGCGTGCTCGGCCCGGACGCGATCGCGGACAGCCTTCCGCTGCTCCAGCCGATCGCGCTCAGCCGCAGCACCCGGCAGACGCTGCGGAAGCTGTCCCGGGACCGCGCGCAGCGCGAGCGGGAGGCCGTCCTGGAGGCGTCCCGCAGCCAGAAGGAGGCGAAGGGCAGCGTCGGGCCGCGCTCGGCGAGCGACCGCAAGTCGCTGCGCGCGGAGCAGCGGGCGCAGAAGAAGGCCATCGACGAGGCGCTGGAGGAGGCCCGCGAGGAGGATCTGCTCGTACAGATCCGGCAGCAGGTGCTGCTGATCCGCCCGCAGGCCCCGATAGAGCCCGCGCGGCTCGAACGCATCAAACCGCGCACCCTGGTCAGCTTCATCGCCGGCGCGCTCGCCGCGTACTTCCTGTTCTCGCAGCTCAGCCACGTGCAGATCGACCAGGTGGTGGCGCAGGCGCAGTGGGGCTGGGTGGCCATGGCGCTGCTGTTCTCCTCGCTCACCTATGTGGCGGCGGCGACGGCGCTGCTCGGCTTCGTGCCCGAGAAGGTGTCGTTCCTGCGCACCGTGCTGGCGCAGGTGGCCGGTTCGTTCGTGAAGCTGGTCGCCCCCGCGGCGATCGGCGGTGTGGCGCTCAACACGCGCTTCCTGCAGCGGGCGGGCGTACGGCCCGGGCACGCGGTGGCGAGCGTCGGGGCGTCGCAGCTGTTCGGGCTGGGCAGCAACGTCGTCCTGCTGATGATCTTCGGCTATCTGACGGGCACGGAGCACACGCCGACGTTCTCGCCGTCCCGCACGGTCATCGCGGGGCTGCTGACGGCGGCGGTGCTGGTGCTGATCGTCACGGCCGTGCCGTCGCTGCGGAAGTTCGTCTCCGAGCGGGTGCGGTCGCTGTTCGCCGGGGTCGTGCCGCGCATGCTGGACGTCGTGCAGCGGCCGAAGCAGCTGCTGTCGGGACTGGGCGGCACGCTGCTGCTGTCGCTGGCGTTCGTGATGTGCCTGGACGCGTCCGTACGGGCCTTCGGCTGGAACGAGATGAGCTACGCGACCGTCGCCGTCGTCTTCCTCGCGGGCAACGCGCTGGGCTCGGCGGCGCCCACCCCCGGCGGTCTGGGCGCGGTGGAGGCGGCACTGATCGCGGGGCTCATCACGTTCGGGGTGCCGAAGGAGATCGCGACGCCGGCGGTGCTGCTGTTCCGGCTGATGACGTTCTGGCTGCCGGTGCTGCCGGGCTGGATCTCGTTCACGCAGCTGACGCGGAAGGGCGCGCTGTAG
- a CDS encoding alpha/beta hydrolase — MLRPAAVRTSALTCAALLAATAALTGCGGSGGDGGGEPLDPAGDEAPAVRSTARLPAEFTGQRLDWAPCKGRAGTEGAAPPPLPDGTPWECATLKAPLDYAEPRGGTIDLAMVRAAAVRRGSGGGPRAGSLLFNFGGPGGSGVTALPAFGTGYDKLRARYDLVSFDPRGVGRSAGVTCLDDRSLDAYFAADWTPDTKAEERRLLSRQQRFADGCERHSGRVLPHIGTLDAARDMDLMRHVLGDRKLHYFGFSYGTELGAVYAHLFPRRVGRAVFDAVVDPAKSPEESALGQVKGFQLALGNYLADCAEKGADCPLGTDPDRAERGIAALLRRLDAKPLPAGGGRKLTESLAASGIAQALYSPDLWDHLSGGLKEAERDGTGRTLLMLADAMNGRDAGGRYDTLQASLLAIGCADERQRYGPDDVRTALPRFRDASPVFGPTSAWALSACDGWPVDGRWNSPDVSAEGAAPVLLVGTTGDPATPYGGTRRMKDRLGAGVGVELTYRGEGHGAYESGDRCVRGTVDAYLLRGKVPEDGKSCG; from the coding sequence ATGCTCCGTCCCGCCGCCGTCCGCACCTCCGCCCTGACCTGTGCGGCCCTGCTCGCCGCGACCGCCGCCCTCACCGGGTGCGGCGGCTCCGGGGGCGACGGCGGCGGGGAGCCGCTGGACCCGGCCGGTGACGAAGCACCGGCCGTACGGTCCACCGCGCGGCTCCCGGCGGAGTTCACCGGGCAGCGGCTGGACTGGGCGCCCTGCAAGGGCCGCGCCGGTACGGAGGGCGCCGCGCCGCCGCCCCTCCCCGACGGCACGCCGTGGGAGTGCGCGACGCTGAAGGCGCCGCTGGACTACGCCGAGCCGCGCGGCGGCACGATCGACCTCGCGATGGTGCGGGCGGCGGCCGTACGGCGCGGCAGCGGCGGCGGCCCGCGCGCCGGCTCCCTCCTCTTCAACTTCGGCGGCCCAGGCGGCTCCGGCGTGACCGCCCTGCCCGCCTTCGGCACCGGCTACGACAAGCTGCGCGCCCGCTACGACCTCGTGAGCTTCGACCCGCGCGGCGTCGGCCGCAGCGCGGGCGTGACCTGCCTGGACGACCGGAGCCTCGACGCGTACTTCGCCGCCGACTGGACGCCCGACACCAAGGCCGAGGAGCGGCGGCTGCTCAGCCGCCAGCAGCGGTTCGCCGACGGCTGCGAGCGGCACTCCGGCCGCGTACTGCCGCACATCGGCACCCTCGACGCCGCCCGCGACATGGACCTGATGCGGCACGTGCTCGGCGACCGGAAGCTGCACTACTTCGGCTTCTCGTACGGCACCGAACTCGGCGCCGTCTACGCCCACCTCTTCCCGCGCAGGGTGGGCCGCGCCGTGTTCGACGCCGTCGTGGACCCGGCGAAGTCGCCGGAGGAGAGCGCGCTCGGCCAGGTGAAGGGCTTCCAGCTGGCGCTCGGGAACTACCTCGCCGACTGCGCGGAGAAGGGCGCCGACTGCCCGCTCGGCACCGACCCGGACCGCGCCGAGCGGGGGATCGCCGCGCTGCTCCGGCGGCTCGACGCCAAGCCGCTGCCCGCCGGCGGCGGCCGCAAGCTCACGGAGTCGCTCGCCGCCTCCGGCATCGCGCAGGCCCTCTACTCGCCCGACCTGTGGGACCACCTCTCCGGCGGCCTGAAGGAGGCCGAGCGGGACGGCACCGGGCGCACCCTGCTGATGCTCGCGGACGCGATGAACGGGCGGGACGCGGGCGGCCGTTACGACACCCTCCAGGCGTCGCTGCTCGCCATCGGCTGCGCGGACGAGCGGCAGCGGTACGGGCCTGACGACGTACGCACCGCGCTCCCCCGCTTCCGAGACGCCTCGCCCGTCTTCGGGCCCACGTCGGCGTGGGCGCTGAGCGCCTGCGACGGCTGGCCCGTCGACGGCCGCTGGAACAGCCCGGACGTCTCGGCCGAGGGCGCCGCGCCCGTGCTGCTCGTCGGCACGACGGGCGACCCGGCGACACCGTACGGCGGCACGCGGCGGATGAAGGACCGGCTGGGCGCGGGCGTGGGCGTGGAGCTCACCTACCGGGGCGAGGGGCACGGCGCGTACGAGAGCGGCGACCGGTGCGTACGCGGCACCGTCGACGCGTACCTGCTGCGGGGGAAGGTGCCGGAGGACGGCAAGAGCTGCGGCTGA
- the moeZ gene encoding adenylyltransferase/sulfurtransferase MoeZ → MSLPPLVEPAPELTVDEVRRYSRHLIIPDVGMDGQKRLKNAKVLCVGAGGLGSPALMYMAAAGVGTLGIVEFDEVDESNLQRQIIHSQADIGRSKGASAKDTVLGINPYVEVRLHEERLDSSNVMDLFAQYDLIVDGTDNFATRYLVNDACVLLGKPYVWGSIYRFDGQASVFWSEHGPCYRCLYPEPPPPGMVPSCAEGGVLGVLCASVGSIQVNEAIKVLAGIGDPLVGRLMIYDALEMTYRQVKVRKDPDCAVCGENPTVTELIDYEAFCGVVSDEAQEAAAGSTITPKQLKEWMDDGESIDVIDVREPNEYEIVSIPGARLIPKDEFLMGNALGGMPQDKRIVLHCKTGVRSAEVLAVLKNAGFADAVHVGGGVIGWVNQIEPDKPVY, encoded by the coding sequence GTGTCGCTGCCACCCCTGGTCGAGCCGGCCCCCGAGCTCACCGTCGACGAGGTCCGCAGGTACTCCCGTCACCTGATCATCCCCGATGTCGGGATGGACGGTCAGAAGCGGCTCAAGAACGCCAAGGTGCTCTGTGTGGGCGCCGGCGGACTGGGCTCGCCCGCGCTGATGTACATGGCCGCGGCCGGTGTCGGCACGCTCGGCATCGTGGAGTTCGACGAGGTCGACGAGTCGAACCTGCAGCGCCAGATCATCCACAGCCAGGCGGACATCGGCCGGTCCAAGGGGGCCTCCGCGAAGGACACGGTCCTCGGCATCAACCCGTACGTCGAGGTGCGGCTGCACGAGGAGCGGCTCGACTCCTCGAACGTCATGGACCTCTTCGCGCAGTACGACCTGATCGTCGACGGCACCGACAACTTCGCCACCCGCTACCTGGTCAACGACGCCTGCGTGCTGCTCGGCAAGCCGTACGTCTGGGGCTCCATCTACCGCTTCGACGGCCAGGCGTCCGTCTTCTGGAGCGAGCACGGGCCGTGCTACCGCTGCCTCTACCCCGAGCCGCCGCCGCCCGGCATGGTGCCGAGCTGCGCCGAGGGCGGCGTGCTGGGCGTGCTCTGCGCGTCCGTCGGCTCGATCCAGGTCAACGAGGCCATCAAGGTGCTGGCCGGCATCGGCGACCCGCTGGTCGGGCGCCTGATGATCTACGACGCGCTGGAGATGACGTACCGGCAGGTCAAGGTGCGCAAGGACCCGGACTGCGCGGTCTGCGGCGAGAACCCGACGGTCACCGAGCTGATCGACTACGAGGCGTTCTGCGGCGTCGTCAGCGACGAGGCGCAGGAGGCGGCGGCCGGCTCCACCATCACTCCGAAGCAGCTCAAGGAGTGGATGGACGACGGCGAGAGCATCGACGTGATCGACGTCCGCGAGCCGAACGAGTACGAGATCGTCTCCATCCCGGGCGCGCGGCTGATCCCGAAGGACGAGTTCCTGATGGGGAACGCGCTCGGCGGCATGCCGCAGGACAAGCGGATCGTCTTGCATTGCAAGACGGGTGTCCGGTCCGCGGAAGTGCTCGCGGTGTTGAAGAACGCGGGCTTCGCGGACGCCGTCCACGTGGGCGGCGGCGTCATCGGCTGGGTGAACCAGATCGAGCCGGACAAGCCGGTCTACTGA
- a CDS encoding spherulation-specific family 4 protein: MPHVMTPGVARPASGTDGRLGFGVPGYAHPLLAPLEWAELARPGMSLHWAVLNVAQGPGARPDPYCREAVDRLRAAGRRVLGSLELRRGCRPFGELVSDAHRFLDWYGVDGFYLARCPCEPAYLRETRRTATTLRALCGGGLLVFGHGRHPYPGYAECADQLVTFAGGWPDYRWSQAAEWTAELPPERFCHLVHGVSRTHLDEALRIARWQGAGTVWFTDRTAVGGANPWEGLPGYWDEIVSRLGPGVSE, encoded by the coding sequence ATGCCGCATGTGATGACACCGGGCGTCGCGCGCCCCGCGAGCGGCACGGACGGGCGGCTCGGCTTCGGCGTGCCCGGCTACGCGCATCCGCTGCTGGCACCCCTGGAGTGGGCCGAGCTGGCCCGGCCGGGCATGTCCCTGCACTGGGCCGTGCTCAACGTGGCCCAGGGTCCCGGCGCGCGCCCCGACCCGTACTGCAGGGAGGCCGTCGACCGGCTGCGCGCGGCGGGCCGCCGGGTGCTGGGCAGCCTGGAACTGCGCCGCGGGTGCCGCCCGTTCGGCGAGCTGGTGTCGGACGCGCACCGCTTCCTGGACTGGTACGGGGTGGACGGCTTCTATCTGGCCCGCTGCCCGTGCGAGCCGGCGTACCTGCGCGAGACACGGCGTACGGCGACCACGCTGCGCGCCCTGTGCGGCGGCGGGCTGCTCGTCTTCGGGCACGGGCGGCACCCGTATCCGGGGTACGCCGAGTGCGCCGACCAGCTGGTCACCTTCGCGGGCGGCTGGCCCGACTACCGGTGGTCGCAGGCGGCGGAGTGGACCGCGGAGCTGCCGCCTGAGCGGTTCTGCCACCTGGTGCACGGGGTGTCCCGTACGCATCTGGACGAGGCGCTGCGCATCGCGCGCTGGCAGGGCGCGGGCACGGTGTGGTTCACGGACCGTACGGCGGTGGGCGGAGCGAACCCGTGGGAGGGGCTGCCCGGGTACTGGGACGAGATCGTCTCGCGCCTCGGACCAGGTGTCTCGGAATGA